A single genomic interval of Zingiber officinale cultivar Zhangliang chromosome 4A, Zo_v1.1, whole genome shotgun sequence harbors:
- the LOC121971397 gene encoding zinc finger protein CONSTANS-LIKE 14-like: MAEANDASGRRAACEYCGEAVAVLFCRADSARLCVSCDRLVHVANALSQKHLRSPICDNCGAMPAGAWCAAEGIALCADCDWESREGGGDGGGVANHRHPVVQIEGFSGCPSALELAALWGFDLAAKHPVYSPPRPLNQNPDQFLFDWSSLDPVPATDLEFKDLYVPRAPKFQGVGVKRQRNSHNMHQLCQQLMEIARTDLAAVAVGGLSPSTPCRTAASSFEDHRESQPMPFTSLLMLAPSELKGKDLLWDSGPPDHPVQIWDFNLGRSRDRKESSALELAYGTNNEGFMIKSFDDLLEENAFTTMKILDDIGDPSCPSSKDDFLSSNVDHIQSHSNIAAKWNQNSIYPAAKGPESAVNMSALMITSSQDHGGAKQASFGELPFRINMIKETEKLDSEILTQNRGNAMIRYREKKKTRRYDKHIRYESRKARADTRKRVKGRFVKSTGEQ; the protein is encoded by the exons ATGGCGGAGGCGAACGATGCGTCGGGGCGGCGGGCGGCGTGCGAGTATTGCGGCGAGGCGGTGGCCGTGCTTTTCTGCCGAGCGGACTCAGCGAGGCTCTGCGTGTCGTGCGATCGCTTGGTGCACGTCGCGAACGCCCTGTCGCAGAAGCACTTGCGCTCTCCGATCTGCGACAACTGCGGGGCGATGCCCGCCGGCGCGTGGTGCGCCGCTGAGGGAATCGCCCTCTGCGCGGACTGCGATTGGGAGTCCCGCGAAGGAGGAGGGGATGGAGGGGGCGTAGCGAACCATCGTCACCCGGTGGTCCAGATCGAGGGGTTTTCCGGATGCCCCTCCGCCCTCGAGCTCGCCGCCTTGTGGGGGTTCGATCTCGCCGCCAAGCATCCGGTTTATTCCCCTCCCCGACCTCTAAACCAGAATCCGGATCAGTTTCTCTTCGATTGGTCGTCTTTGGATCCAGTTCCAGCAACCGATCTGGAGTTCAAGGACCTCTACGTGCCGCGTGCCCCCAAATTCCAGGGCGTTGGGGTTAAGCGGCAGAGGAACTCCCACAATATGCATCAGCTGTGCCAGCAGCTGATGGAGATTGCGAGGACCGACCTGGCTGCGGTGGCGGTGGGTGGTCTCAGCCCGAGCACGCCGTGTCGGACTGCTGCAAGCAGCTTCGAGGATCACCGCGAGTCGCAGCCAATGCCATTCACCTCCCTGCTCATGCTTGCACCGTCAGAGCTTAAGGGGAAAGATCTGCTGTGGGACAGCGGACCACCGGACCATCCCGTTCAG ATATGGGATTTTAACCTCGGAAGGTCAAGAGACCGGAAGGAATCTAGTGCACTTGAATTGGCATACGGAACCAACAACGAGGGTTTCATGATCAAGAGTTTCGATGATCTTCTCGAGGAAAATGCTTTCACTACTATGAAAATCTTGGATGACATAGGCGACCCAAGTTGTCCTTCCTCAAAAGATGACTTCTTATCATCTAATGTCGACCACATACAGTCTCATAGC AACATAGCAGCAAAATGGAATCAGAATTCCATCTACCCTGCAGCTAAAGGACCAGAATCTGCAGTAAACATGTCGGCTTTAATGATCACTTCATCGCAAGATCATGGCGGCGCCAAACAAGCTTCCTTTGGAGAACTGCCATTTAGAATCAACATGATCAAAGAGACAGAGAAGCTAGACAGCGAGATATTGACCCAAAACAGAGGCAACGCCATGATACGCTACAGGGAGAAGAAGAAAACTCGCAG ATATGATAAACATATTCGATACGAGTCTAGAAAGGCAAGAGCCGACACAAGGAAGAGAGTGAAGGGTCGATTTGTGAAGTCCACAGGGGAGCAATAG
- the LOC121971395 gene encoding pentatricopeptide repeat-containing protein At3g09650, chloroplastic-like, with amino-acid sequence MLQHAAAPVPPPFMLRSSTKQLDPVQIPAPKIRTHLAAAGSSSSSSSLPVASSSFQDAALLFLLRQRKTEEAYQVYASSPVLPGPTCLSRLLAQLSYQNTPTALTRARALVRRLRDEGKLHCLDANSLGLLAVSAARSGSTAYALALLRTMLRSGYLPHVKAWSAVVSRLSASEDGPAEALRLFDSVLRRLRRVPAITAADARPDAAAFNAALNACANLGDVRRFAHLFNEMPQYQVAPDVLTHNVLIKMCARAGRKDLLVFALRRIIAADLVPCITTLHSLVAAYVGFDDLETAEKLVQAMRDGRRDLCSILMHPPAHDSSIGRRDEEADALLEKLVMYHHSTEEEGAQPLLPKTYKPDTRMYTTLMKGYMKEGRVEDVVRMIRAMQQEEDPASHPDHVTYTTVITTLIKAGEMDRARSVLAEMARAGVPANLVTYNVLLKGYCQQLQLDKAKDLIREIPKQAGIGPNVVSYNILIDGCILIDDSAGALAYFNEMRAQGIAPSKVSYTTLMKAFALSGQPKLAHKVFDEMEKDPRVKLDRVAYNMLTEGYCRLGLLEEGKKIVEKMRQNGFEPDVATYGCLANGIALARKPGEALLLWNEVKERCASLPPLRPDEGLLDALADVCVRAAFFKKALEIVACMEENGISPNKTKYKRIYVEMHSRMFTSKHASQARQDRRKGRKRAAEAFKFWLGLPNSYYGSEWRLEPSIVEDEYGDI; translated from the coding sequence ATGTTGCAGCACGCCGCTGCTCCAGTTCCTCCGCCTTTCATGCTCAGATCGTCGACAAAACAATTAGACCCGGTTCAGATTCCGGCTCCAAAGATACGAACCCACCTCGCTGCCGccggctcctcctcctcctcctcttccctgCCCGTCGCCAGCAGCTCCTTCCAAGACGCAGCACTGCTCTTCCTCCTCCGCCAGCGTAAGACCGAAGAGGCATACCAGGTGTACGCCAGCAGCCCCGTCCTCCCCGGCCCCACCTGCCTCAGCCGCCTCCTCGCCCAGCTCTCGTACCAGAACACCCCCACCGCCCTCACCCGCGCCCGCGCGCTCGTCCGCCGCCTACGCGACGAGGGCAAGCTCCACTGCCTCGACGCCAACTCCCTCGGTCTCCTCGCCGTCTCCGCCGCCAGGTCCGGCTCTACCGCCTACGCCCTTGCCCTCCTCCGCACCATGCTCCGCTCCGGATACCTCCCCCACGTCAAAGCCTGGAGCGCCGTCGTCAGCCGCCTCTCCGCCTCCGAGGATGGCCCCGCCGAGGCCCTCCGCCTCTTCGATTCCGTCCTCCGCCGCCTGCGCCGCGTCCCTGCCATCACCGCCGCCGACGCCCGCCCCGACGCTGCCGCCTTCAACGCCGCCCTCAACGCCTGCGCCAACCTGGGCGACGTCCGCAGGTTCGCTCACCTGTTCAACGAAATGCCGCAGTACCAAGTCGCCCCCGACGTGCTCACCCACAACGTCCTCATCAAGATGTGCGCTAGGGCGGGCCGCAAGGACCTCCTCGTCTTCGCTCTCCGGCGCATCATCGCCGCCGACCTCGTCCCCTGCATCACCACCCTGCACTCCCTCGTCGCCGCCTACGTGGGCTTCGACGACCTGGAAACCGCTGAGAAGTTAGTACAAGCAATGAGGGACGGCCGGCGAGACCTCTGCTCCATCCTCATGCACCCACCAGCACACGACTCCTCCATCGGCCGACGCGACGAGGAAGCTGACGCCCTGCTCGAAAAGCTAGTGATGTATCACCATTCGACTGAGGAAGAAGGCGCCCAGCCGCTGCTGCCGAAGACCTACAAGCCCGACACCAGAATGTACACGACATTGATGAAGGGATACATGAAAGAAGGCCGAGTGGAGGACGTAGTGCGCATGATCCGAGCAATGCAGCAGGAAGAAGACCCTGCGAGCCATCCCGACCATGTCACCTACACCACCGTCATCACCACCCTCATCAAAGCCGGCGAAATGGACCGAGCGCGGAGTGTTCTCGCGGAGATGGCGCGCGCAGGAGTGCCTGCTAACCTAGTCACCTACAATGTGCTCCTCAAAGGCTACTGCCAGCAGCTGCAGCTCGACAAGGCAAAGGATCTCATTCGCGAGATCCCAAAGCAGGCGGGCATCGGACCCAACGTCGTCTCCTACAACATCTTGATCGACGGGTGCATACTCATCGACGACAGTGCTGGAGCTTTGGCCTACTTCAATGAGATGCGCGCGCAGGGGATCGCCCCGTCCAAGGTCAGCTACACCACTCTGATGAAAGCTTTTGCTTTGTCCGGCCAGCCGAAGCTTGCTCACAAGGTGTTCGACGAGATGGAGAAGGACCCGAGGGTGAAGCTGGACAGGGTGGCCTATAACATGTTAACTGAAGGATATTGCAGACTGGGGCTGTTAGAAGAAGGTAAGAAAATTGTTGAGAAGATGAGGCAGAATGGTTTCGAACCTGATGTAGCAACCTATGGATGCCTTGCCAATGGGATAGCACTGGCAAGAAAGCCAGGGGAGGCCCTTCTGTTGTGGAATGAGGTGAAGGAGAGGTGCGCCTCATTGCCGCCACTTCGGCCCGACGAAGGATTGCTCGATGCCTTGGCTGATGTTTGTGTCAGGGCAGCCTTCTTCAAGAAGGCACTGGAGATTGTAGCTTGCATGGAGGAGAATGGCATATCCCCAAACAAGACCAAGTACAAGAGGATCTATGTGGAGATGCATTCAAGGATGTTTACTAGTAAGCACGCATCGCAGGCGAGGCAGGACCGGAGAAAAGGGAGGAAGAGGGCGGCTGAGGCTTTCAAGTTCTGGCTTGGACTTCCCAACTCCTACTATGGCAGTGAGTGGAGGCTTGAGCCATCTATCGTGGAGGATGAATACGGAGACATCTAG
- the LOC121972824 gene encoding uncharacterized protein LOC121972824 yields MEATRRGGRNRRRGQSPWFGKGAAVPSGASKEEGTWAEERDIFEGPRESQTRSAISNVDRISVTWDAHAWQGRSPDYDQSTAFPLFVVATSPPSPASNRWPLCCFSTSGQHIDSERNEAVGPLLERVRAFKIAPPLLNSLPSMESGLSDILVRKLSSSSSAL; encoded by the exons ATGGAAGCGACGAGAAGAGGGGGGAGGAACCGGCGGAGGGGCCAGAGTCCCTGGTTTGGGAAGGGAGCGGCGGTTCCGTCCGGAGCCTCGAAGGAGGAGGGGACGTGGGCGGAGGAGAGGGACATATTTGAAGGGCCTCGCGAGAGCCAGACGAGG TCCGCCATTTCAAATGTGGATCGGATTTCAGTCACGTGGGACGCACATGCTTGGCAAGGGCGATCGCCGGACTACGATCAATCGACCGCGTTTCCGCTGTTTGTAGTAGCCACCAGTCCACCGTCGCCGGCGAGTAATAGGTGGCCCTTGTGCTGTTTCTCTACCTCCGGCCAG CATATCGATTCCGAGAGGAACGAGGCCGTAGGTCCCCTTCTGGAGCGCGTCAGGGCCTTCAAGATC GCGCCACCGCTTCTGAACTCGCTGCCTTCAATGGAATCCGGCTTATCAGATATTCTTGTTAGAAAACTCTCCTCATCGTCCTCG GCACTTTGA
- the LOC121971396 gene encoding probable serine/threonine-protein kinase PBL26: MSCLPCFQSDSNNDPPEAAAGGGAPADNSNEANDAGNSSNAAKTFTFRELATATKNFRPDCLLGEGGFGRVYKGSLESSGQTVAIKQLDRNALNKDFLVEVQKLCLLNHHNLANLIGYCADGDQRLLVYEFIPLGSLENHLLDLSSDRKPLSWQARIKIAYGTGQGLEYLHEKAKPPVIYRDLKASNILLDEDFTPRLSDFGLSRLGQMGELMGSYGYSAPEYSSSGQLTVKSDVYSFGVLILELITGRRVMDTTKPTNEQNLVSWAMPMFRDQKRYPELIDPLLDGDFNLKELNQLVAVAAMCLQEESTVRPLMTDVVMTLSFLTTGPSSSPPEDC; this comes from the exons ATGAGCTGCTTGCCTTGTTTCCAATCTGACTCCAACAACGACCCACCTGAAGCAGCAGCTGGAGGTGGTGCGCCTG CCGACAACTCCAATGAAGCAAATGATGCTGGCAATAGTAGTAATGCTGCAAAGACATTCACGTTTCGCGAGCTAGCCACTGCGACAAAGAATTTCCGTCCTGATTGTCTCTTGGGTGAAGGAGGTTTTGGTCGAGTCTACAAAGGTTCCTTAGAGAGCTCCGGGCAg ACCGTGGCTATTAAGCAACTCGACAGGAATGCTTTAAACAAAGACTTCCTGGTCGAAGTCCAAAAGTTGTGTCTTCTTAATCATCATAATCTCGCCAACTTGATTGGATATTGTGCCGATGGTGATCAACGACTTTTAGTCTACGAGTTTATCCCTTTGGGCTCTCTAGAAAACCATTTGCTAG ATCTTTCGTCTGATCGAAAACCGCTCAGCTGGCAAGCTAGGATAAAAATAGCTTATGGTACCGGACAGGGTCTGGAATACTTGCACGAGAAAGCGAAACCCCCAGTTATCTATCGAGATCTCAAGGCGTCCAACATTCTGCTTGATGAAGATTTCACCCCAAGACTTTCTGATTTCGGGCTTTCGAGATTGGGGCAAATGGGCGAGCTGATGGGTTCATACGGTTACAGTGCACCCGAATATTCGAGTTCGGGTCAACTAACTGTCAAGTCGGATGTGTACAGCTTCGGAGTACTTATTCTGGAACTAATCACAGGGAGGAGAGTCATGGACACCACTAAACCGACAAATGAACAGAATCTAGTCTCTTGG GCGATGCCCATGTTCCGGGACCAAAAACGATACCCCGAGCTGATTGATCCGCTTCTCGACGGAGATTTTAATCTAAAGGAACTGAATCAACTCGTTGCGGTTGCTGCAATGTGCCTTCAAGAAGAATCAACCGTTCGACCATTGATGACCGATGTAGTGATGACGCTAAGCTTCCTTACGACAGGGCCTAGTTCATCGCCACCTGAAGATTGTTGA